Within the Glycine soja cultivar W05 chromosome 3, ASM419377v2, whole genome shotgun sequence genome, the region tatatatatatatatatatatatatatatataattttcactCATGTTAGATCTTCCGTGAAATAGAACCGtagttattaataattaattatagacatctcttcttaatttaaaaaaaatcaaaattacaaacaaTAATAGACAAATACCTTTTTAGTGAGTATATAATGTCAATTATGATGACGTCATTGCTTACGCCAAACTGAAAGTTAGTCTGAATTGAGACTAAGCTGTGTTGCCACAGACCACAGTTCAAGGAAGTTGGAATATAATCAAATCTCATCGTATGGGGACAGTTTATGCAGTATTTTCTTTCTGTGTTTGATACGATTATGCACTagttatatattaaatactCACAGGAGAAATTAGTTTCATAGTGTCTTCTGCATAGTGCTGTCACTGACACACTTTCTtgcatatattaataatatacttAAGGAGTGTTACCAAATTCTTTCTgacattcattttttaatatttttttggttggttatcaatttttaataaatttagaagataaaaatattaattgagaaacaaaacttattaaaattgatgatttttaataaatttaactatcacagaacaaatataaaaaagagtGTTAGAAAAAGTATCCATAACATTcttctattatattttactcATGATTTTTCATCTATAGATTTTGATGAGTTAAAAgctttcttttaattatatcattagtgtaaaatatttattcattttattgataattaatttttatcagaaAACCTAACTAATCATCTTTAATGAAAATTTcctttcaaatataattatttttctccatAAAATTTATTGATCAACAGGATAAATATTTGAGATttgagttattaattttaaacatattttttttattcataagactTAAAAtcgaaattttaattaagaaaactaaACTCAATTCCACTATAACCAATGATTGGTTGACcataaatatttaagatttgAGTTATTAATTCCAAGATATCATcattttagttttcaattttggaaataaatttcattttcttgaatTTTGATATGCCTAGAGGTTTGTAAGTTTTTGGATGTCAGTGTGCATGAAGATTAATTTATCAtctatatttatctttatattgtatcttttttatcaataaaaataaaaaaataatgtgataaCACTTATGATAATTCAAATACTCCGTTGAagcaattaaattaaacttcattgacttatactatatttttactatatacatctatttatctatttattactATATCCATACTATACATTTGAAAGTTATTGTTGTGGAAACTTTTTACACATGGCATGTTGTGGTGCATTACCTCCAAAACCGCCTTTTTAAAAACCAACAAATTACTTACACTTTTAGCAGTATGACTGAGGGGGCCATGGCCTAGCCCCCTGACTTTtttctgaaaattaaaattaatgagtGAGTGTGTggctgtaaaaataaaaataaaaaagtgggaTGCAGTTTGCAAAAACTGGGCAAATACTAtcacataaataaaaatcatatattttttggaacttttttacaatattatattttcttaaaattttagttaCTACTTACTATACAATTTTAtccttaacttttttattataaaattgatagtgattttatttttttaatgaaatcttatcttaagattgcattttaataatttttattatataattatttttatctcctatttttttctaaactaaaaaatcattaaatcaatagcaattttatcttttgttaaaaatactatttagataatatatttgatcaaattttagttattatataatcaatttttatctcttggcattttaaattataacattaatagtaattttttgtaaagaaatcttATTTGAATATTGTATTTGACTAATtctagttattatttttatggagctttgttaatttataattgttaaaaattatttttcttgcaaTCGAAAGAGTTATTGTTTATCAAAGTATCGGTAGACTATCAGAAAATGAAAGATGAATTCTTAAATAATTGTTTGTTATTATACGTTGAAAAGTAAATTGGTGAAAAGTTTAGCATGTGTTTTGATAAAAGTTATTGTAATTAAAGTTTTGGACAtcaatttatgaatatttttatgatatatagatgtattttattttttattgttggtcCCCTTGTCATTTAAGTTGAGTCTGCCCCTAACTTTTAgtcaacattttaaaaaatatgtatttctaaaaaaaaaaattaaaactatacaAATCACTtacatttgatttttgttaataataaaaattataaatattaattcattaatatatatatatatatatatatatatatgactattgaggtatttttaatattaatgggTAATAGATACACGTAAAAATGACTATCATGATCGTCTCGATCACATTAACGAGTCGTTAATGAAAGTATTTGTACCTCAGTTACCCATTAAACATACTCATTTCTATTTGTTGTAGATTTTTCTCACacgtataaatttttttttgtcatcccTAGGTGGGAGGGAAAATCTCACTAAGATGatcatttagatttttttaatgaaaattaatcatCGACAAAGATAATGAATGCTCTACACCTATGTAATGGTAACCCCAACAAAGAATATAATGATATAGTACCAACAAATGTTAGGTTTGATGAAAGAGTCCAGTCTCCCACATTTAATGTTCTATCATACCTTGAACAACAATAGTACTTTTAAAAGATGGTTcacatgaaaattttaaaaaataaaagatatgtgagaaaaattatttagatattatattttatcaaattttagttattatacaCCCAATTTTTATCTCTTGggattttaaattataacattaatagtaattttttgtaaagaaatcttATTTGAATATTGTTTTTGACTAATtctagttattatttttatggagctttgttgatttatatcggttaaaaaatatttttcttgcaATCGAAAGAGTTCTTGTCTATCAAAGTATCAAAGACCGTAAGACAATGAAAGATGAATTCTTAACTAATTGTTTGTTAGTATACATTGAAAAGTAAATTGGTGAAAAATTTAGTATGGATTCAACTATAGATGATTGTCATGTCATGCAAGAAAGACATTCTGTGTTTTGATATAATGTTATTGTAATTAAAGTTTTGGAACAtcaatttatgaatattttcaTGATATAtagatgaattttatttttttattattggtcCCCTTGTCATTTAAGTTGGGTCGGCCCCTAACTTTTAGTCAacatcttaaaaaatatgtatttctacaaaaaaaaatcaaaactataCAAATTACTTACTATTTTGCTTTCAGTTTTTGTTATAATAGACTTTATAcaatattaatttgaatttatgttaataataaaaattataaatattaattcattaatatatatatatatatatatatatgagtattaaggtatttttaatattaatgggTAACGGATACCCACGGGAATGGCTACCATGATCGTCACAACCACATTAACAAGCAATTAATAAAAGTATTTGTACCCCATACTACTTGTAGGTACCCATTAAACatactcattttttatttgttgtagaTTTTTTCTACGGGtgcatatttttttgtcattcctAGTTAGGATGGAAGATCTGGCTAAGATGATCAGTcagatttttaatgaaaattaatcatTGACAAAGTTAGGAAATACTCTGTATCACCCCAAAAAAGAATACAATGATAGTATCAACAAATATTGGGTTTAATGAAAGAGCTTAGTCTCCCACATTTAATGTCCAATCATAATACTTTTAAAAGATAGTTCACataaaaattttaacaaataaaagacATGTGAGAAAATTGAATCCAAATTTCCAATCATTAATACAAGTATGTGGAAAGTCAAGAGGTACATCCCAAGAGCTGGTAAATGCATCTTGACTCTTGGAGAATTCCACTTGCATAATAAGAGGGTAAGTTGATAGGTGAAATACTTAATGTCCACTAAGTGATGAAGGAAGCCATGAACCTTTGCTATATAAAGGGGTCATGTGAAGACAAAAGTCACCACCAACCTAGAGAAGGGGTCACCACCCTAAAAAAGAAAGTTTTGTAATGAGATGAGTTTGTCTAGAAAACTTATAATGCTTTATGAGATAgtaatgaatatttgttgggaTGTTTTCATGGATTTAAATAACAGGTGTCGAACCATGTAAAAGATATGTCTTTCGCTATTTATATTATGATGTATGTCTCATACCTTTAATCATGATTGTGTGTGAAGAAAATTTTTCTCCCAACAATACATTAGTGGTATTAAATCTGCTTTAtactgttatttaattatacatgTATTTGTATACTATAAAACAGAATCCCTACTTTGGAGAGTGAAACTCTCAACCTCTTTCTATTCTCTCCTTAAAAGGTACATTTGATACATTATTTCCCTTTTAGGCAAAAAAAAGTATTTCtctcaattatattaaattatccttttttttatcttatttgattttttaatcatatattcatattattctaaaataattttatatcacaatttaaatttactataaatctaacatataatttaaatgttttaaaatatttatttaatatgaattttggttatatttgacaaaattagtaaaaaaaccagcttattaaatgataaatattcgATAAAATTAGCTATTAAAATAgttgaaaagtataaaatgaatggaaaataataaaatattaatttatttaaaaatgataaacagaaaatttgataaatatattaaagataaaaagaaaaaaatataaatatttaaaaagttagaaggttttaaaaaaagttatttgaaGTAACATTCCAAAAAATATTAGAAGTTAATGAAAAGTTACTAAAACAATTTGtttatcaaataatcaaatgaatttttcaactaataaaaaaattagaaagttaAAATGTTTTCTCGAACATaatctttaattatataatgattaataaatttataaatattttatttttatgaattataattatttacatataaatatttatctcataGAATTCATAGAATCAAATACCAATTGTCGTATATAGTAAGAgactttgaaaaatatattaacaacttttgaaaattcaaaaaattaaaatactaaatcCACTTAATCGTAAAGAAATAATGTTCATAGTTAAAATTTCTCCGAAGAGGGGGAGTAATGAAGTGTAAGAACTAAGAAGTGTGATCCTGGTGTATCCACAATGGATAAGAAACAGTGACTCAGATTCTAACATCAACTTTAAACCTTGTCCTTTCATCATACACACATTTCACTAACATCAATCCCCTCAATCTGAAATGACAACCTTTGCATTCACTTCCTTGCTCCCACTTACAGTCTCATCACCATCTTCATCTTCCAAATTCTCAGCTTTTCATGCTATCAGAGCCTCATTAGATTCTGAGTATGTTGCCTCCCGACACACCCTTAGAAGGGAATTCTTGAAGGGTGTTGCTTTGATGCCTCTGCCACTTGTTGTGATGAGAGAACCACCCCCTTCACATGCTAGAGAAGTTGAGGTTGGCTCCTTCCTTCCACCCTCTCCCTCTGACCCTTCTTTCGTTCTCTTCAAGGCCACTCCCAAGGACACTCCAGCCCTTCGAGCAGGTACATTGATTTGAAACTAGAGAGTGGTTACTTAGTGATTGCATGGTTATGTGTTTGTGCATCACATTGTTTTGGTTTCATGTGGAAGGACAAGTggtgattatgattatgattatgatattcCAAGAACCTGAATAATTTGATAGTTGGCCTAGGGAAACTATGATTTTGATGCTTTTCCTGCAAACtatttggtgctttcattgataGCTGGGGTCTTCCTAGGGATGATTTTGCCCCCTGGATATCTCATTTGATCTAATGGATGCCTTTCAATTgcatattttgatattatagCTGTGAATTTTGGAGGGTTATGACTCTCCGAAGgtcttattattgttattatcatCTAGGTAGAattcaattttgtaaaattaactcTGGGGTATTGTACAATCTGGTACCTAAAAGGGAAGGTCTATAATAAACTCTCATCCTCCCCATGGATGTGGGTTTGATTCCTCCTGATGCTAATAAAATCCCGCTTGGCGAGCAACCTCCTCAGGAAGGTCGGTTGGCACCCAACGGCTAGTGAGTAGCTACGATTAGATAAAATTGCTTGCAGTTTAGGTGATGCTGTTACCATCTAGATAGGCTTATGTTGGCAGTCCCAGTATTCCATTAGTGCTCTACTTGGTAGTATTTGGGATGTCTCCCTATTCTACCACATCATTAGCACCAAAAAAAAGTTCAGGTCTATACAAATTGATCCTCAGAAGTATCAACTTGATAACAAGTTTACCCTTCATCCCTCAAAGTACTAATTTGTATGGACAATACCTTTCAGGACCAAAGCAGTACAAGTTGCCACCCACCTTCACTGATTCATAGATTATAGTCAATAGTAGTTATGAGGTTATCCCCATGCATCTACAATTCTAAATTGCACCCTTTTTGGAAAATGGTCCATAAAGTTATCGGCTTCTGATGAATTTTACTGTTGACCTTTTTATATGTTCTTTGTATATATCCAAACTTGTTTATATTTAAGAGATCAAACCATATCTCAGGCAATTGATCTTGTCTGCTCTTGTTCTGTGCAATTGATACTCTAGATTTAGTTCTTTGCAGGAAATGTGCAGCCATACAAGTTTATCCTCCCCCCGACTTGGAAACAGGCTCGTGTAGCAAATATATTATCTGGAAATTACTGCCAGCCTAAATGTGCAGAGCCCTGGGTGGAGGTTAAGTTTGaagatgaaaaacaaggaaaagTTCAGGTTGTTGCTTCGCCTTTGATACGCCTTACCAACAAACCGAATGCATCAATTGAGGACATCGGGAGCCCAGAAAAACTGATTGCTTCTCTTGGGCCATTTGTCACTGGAAACACTTTGGATCCAGATGAGCTCCTTGAGACTTCTGTTGAAAAGATTGGCGATCAGACAGTACATTTTCTTTCCATAGCCTACTTGTCTGAACACTTatgcttttcttttgtttttacttattagaaaatgaagaaactgAATAAAGTTCTCAAGTAATGAGtttaacaattaatagtcttttatttttttcaacattGTGACAAAATCAATGATATTAACTTCAGTTCCTATCCTCCAAGCATTAGCTACGTAGAGAGAACAAGAATGTTCCAGTTGAAGCATTTCTCTAAAATGAGCAATGTAGAAGAGGTTTATGCACACATGTATTACACAAGTTGCAATAAGAAATTTCAGAGAACTAAGTATTTGAAATCTCTGGAAGGAGCATTGTGAACTTTCTGTAGTGTCTTTTTACCAGTAgcatttcatttattattttgtgttgCAATATGGTGCTTATAACAGTTTTATCTGTCCACATGTCTATTCTTAAGAAACACCCTGTGCCTTGTGCAGCCGCTATTGAAAACGATAAACAGAACACAAAACCAAGTTTTGTATCTACTGAAACTCACACCATTATAGATTGTATTGCATACTCTTTATAAATATCTTCTCTTCATGTTGCTGGCTAAATATTGTTTAGTATAGAAAACTGCTGTTGCCTATTATTAGTGACTAACATTTCTGAAATGGTGTCTGCAGTACTACAAATACGTGCTCGAAACACCATATGCTCTCACAGGAACACACAATCTTGCAAAAGCAACAGCAAAGGGAAACACTGTTGTTTTGTTTGTGGTTAGTGCCAATGACAAGCAGTGGCAAACTTCTGAGGAGACTCTAAAGGCCGTGCTTAATTCCTTTGAAGTTTAGTTTTCTCTCAAAGGTAAATAAGAGAAGTTTACCTTCAGTTTATTTCCTTCTAGTTTTTGTTTATACAAAATTACTCAGCAAGAGCTGCATTGGCACCCATTTCAATTTTGTGTTCCGTAGTTAACCTTTAACTTCAACAGTCTggcctttttcttctttgtataTATATACCTGATTGAGTAAATGACATATGTAttgattatctttattttatcttgTAACCAAAAgagtaaaattaacaaaaaaaaaaaagttaaataagaacaagaagaagaaaataaagatgtTCAGTACAGTAGCTGATTCATTAACTTCATTTGCATAGCACTCCTCTTGtcctatatttatttttattatctccTTCCAATGTAGAAACAATCACTTTggcttaaaaaatttcatttttctgaAACCAATATCATTTGCCTGAATCTTTTTTCATATTATCCTCACAATTATTCTTGATGTTTTCAACACTTTTCAGTGTTAATGAGCTCTACAACTTTCTCATTTCAAAACCTTAGTTATTTTCAATGGTAAGAGCTCTAATATCTTCCAGCCCTCTTTTATTTTCACCTTAGGTGAGGACAAATATCTTCGCACGTAATTgtacaaaattgaaatttcaatggCCTCAACATAAGTGTTCCCTTTACCTTAATCATctaatgtataattttaatgcattttttttatcaaaatatactGACTGTTAGACTGTTGGATCTTAAATACATTATTTGTTGAATGATTCTAAACCTTTCTACTAATCCTCCTTAAGTTTTAGGAAGATTTTCTTATTTGTATTAAGGACTTCTAAAACCAAAGCacttg harbors:
- the LOC114406600 gene encoding psbP domain-containing protein 6, chloroplastic-like, whose amino-acid sequence is MTTFAFTSLLPLTVSSPSSSSKFSAFHAIRASLDSEYVASRHTLRREFLKGVALMPLPLVVMREPPPSHAREVEVGSFLPPSPSDPSFVLFKATPKDTPALRAGNVQPYKFILPPTWKQARVANILSGNYCQPKCAEPWVEVKFEDEKQGKVQVVASPLIRLTNKPNASIEDIGSPEKLIASLGPFVTGNTLDPDELLETSVEKIGDQTYYKYVLETPYALTGTHNLAKATAKGNTVVLFVVSANDKQWQTSEETLKAVLNSFEV